Proteins found in one Terribacillus sp. DMT04 genomic segment:
- a CDS encoding NAD-dependent 4,6-dehydratase LegB codes for MSHKKSKILVTGADGFIGSHLVEELIRQGYKVKAFVYYNSFNSWGWLDSSPEEIKNELEVFAGDIRDPYGVKEAMKGCDVVLHLASLIAIPYSYHSPDTYIDTNIKGTLNVLQAARELGIKKVVHTSTSEVYGTAQYVPIDENHPLAGQSPYSASKIGADQMALSFYRSFETPVSIIRPFNTYGPRQSARAVIPTIITQLAAGKRSIKLGSLHPTRDFNYVKDTVAGFISIMNGTYALGEVINIGSNFEVSIGETAKLIAEVMGVNVEIETEDVRLRPEKSEVERLWAENRKAKELLGWEPQFSGKEGLKRGLKETVEWFSNKHNLNRYKADVYNI; via the coding sequence ATGAGTCATAAAAAGAGTAAAATTTTAGTTACGGGTGCAGATGGTTTTATCGGTTCACATTTAGTGGAAGAACTTATCCGCCAAGGATATAAAGTAAAGGCTTTTGTCTACTATAATTCCTTTAATTCCTGGGGATGGCTCGATTCATCTCCAGAAGAGATAAAGAATGAGCTTGAAGTTTTTGCTGGTGATATTCGTGACCCTTATGGCGTAAAGGAGGCAATGAAGGGATGCGATGTTGTTTTACATCTGGCTTCATTAATTGCTATACCTTATTCATATCATTCACCTGACACTTATATCGACACGAATATTAAAGGAACGCTAAATGTATTGCAGGCAGCAAGAGAGTTGGGAATCAAAAAAGTTGTCCATACTTCAACTAGTGAAGTTTATGGAACGGCTCAATATGTACCAATAGACGAAAACCATCCCTTGGCAGGACAATCACCCTACTCTGCTTCCAAAATAGGTGCAGACCAAATGGCATTATCGTTTTATCGTTCCTTTGAGACGCCGGTGTCTATCATTCGCCCTTTTAATACGTATGGTCCTAGGCAGTCTGCTCGTGCTGTTATTCCAACGATTATTACCCAACTTGCTGCAGGTAAAAGAAGTATTAAGTTAGGTTCCTTGCATCCTACTCGTGACTTTAATTATGTAAAAGATACAGTGGCTGGTTTTATTTCAATCATGAACGGTACTTATGCGCTAGGTGAGGTAATAAATATCGGCAGTAATTTTGAGGTTTCCATAGGAGAAACAGCTAAATTGATTGCGGAAGTGATGGGAGTTAACGTAGAAATCGAAACAGAGGATGTACGTTTACGACCGGAAAAAAGTGAAGTAGAGCGTTTGTGGGCAGAGAATAGGAAAGCAAAAGAACTATTAGGGTGGGAACCGCAATTTAGCGGAAAAGAAGGCTTGAAACGGGGG
- a CDS encoding motility associated factor glycosyltransferase family protein, with protein sequence MENFFIKKVIELNKTFFIYNQPDAGKKVYLNSNFSSEKEAEKFVKQIKSEELNIIIGVGNGTIIEQLNKLEFIHCLIIEPYTDVKLSERTQDIIDNNNKMTFYHYENINPLIINGYIKKFLGVKSNLLIHPRYEKTNVEQVNEILDTIKNGLLMLQLNKNTEKYFKKDWIIQPLLNLEYTLESTSIDVYKNKFRGETALLVASGPSMKENIPFIKKMKDKAHLFSVGSALNGLLSHNIVPDYVTVIDSSIKNYTAHFQGVNYSGPLIVSGIINSKIFKMHKGNSILANIDTDSITPRFRKEVPCFPGVPSVAVFSLQILYYLGFSNVYLVGQDLALLNGEYYAEGVRQHDSTNNYESQLLVDSNNGSKVGTLFSLFAHLESFNNLIGLFDKEKMKIFNLSKNGARIKGTEYINPESVDIMGIKDKKSIKNIPIKSTHQDVNVIKNFVSEISQVKNEIDAILKKLNKINARAVSLNDLRKVLKLFKEIRKNKMIEEIFLNQLSFYVQRINNKFEYNFEKEVITNQDRVEMVNDIIKLTREIHIYLIEVLCDPRIEYYLE encoded by the coding sequence ATGGAAAATTTCTTCATTAAAAAAGTAATTGAACTTAATAAGACTTTTTTTATATACAATCAACCGGATGCAGGAAAGAAAGTATATTTGAACTCGAATTTTTCCTCAGAGAAGGAAGCTGAAAAATTTGTCAAACAAATTAAGTCGGAAGAGCTTAATATTATTATTGGAGTTGGAAACGGCACTATAATTGAGCAGTTAAATAAGTTGGAATTTATACACTGCTTAATTATAGAACCATATACTGATGTGAAGTTAAGCGAAAGAACACAAGATATTATTGACAATAATAATAAAATGACATTCTATCATTATGAAAATATTAATCCTCTCATAATAAATGGCTATATTAAAAAGTTTTTAGGAGTAAAATCTAACTTGCTTATCCACCCTCGATATGAAAAGACAAATGTGGAACAAGTTAACGAAATCTTAGACACGATAAAAAACGGACTTTTAATGTTACAACTCAATAAGAATACTGAAAAATACTTTAAGAAGGACTGGATTATTCAGCCTTTGTTAAATTTAGAATATACGCTCGAATCAACATCAATTGATGTGTACAAAAACAAGTTTAGAGGGGAAACAGCACTCTTAGTAGCTTCTGGACCTTCCATGAAAGAGAATATACCCTTTATAAAAAAAATGAAGGATAAAGCTCACTTGTTCTCAGTTGGATCTGCTTTAAATGGTTTACTTAGCCATAATATTGTACCAGACTATGTTACAGTTATTGATTCAAGCATAAAAAACTATACTGCTCATTTTCAGGGTGTCAATTATTCGGGACCGTTAATTGTAAGTGGTATTATAAATTCAAAAATATTTAAAATGCATAAAGGAAATTCTATTCTTGCTAATATTGATACTGATAGTATCACACCTAGATTTCGAAAAGAAGTACCTTGTTTTCCAGGAGTACCATCTGTTGCTGTATTCTCGTTGCAAATCTTATATTACCTAGGTTTTTCGAACGTGTATCTTGTTGGGCAAGATCTGGCCTTATTAAACGGGGAATATTATGCAGAGGGTGTAAGACAACACGACAGCACCAATAATTATGAATCTCAATTATTAGTTGATAGTAATAACGGGAGCAAAGTAGGCACCCTTTTTTCATTATTTGCCCATTTAGAGTCTTTTAATAACCTAATAGGACTCTTTGATAAAGAGAAGATGAAAATATTTAACCTTTCAAAAAATGGTGCTAGAATAAAGGGTACGGAATATATAAATCCAGAGTCAGTAGATATAATGGGGATAAAAGACAAAAAAAGTATAAAAAATATTCCCATTAAAAGTACACACCAAGATGTTAATGTAATTAAGAATTTTGTAAGTGAAATTAGCCAGGTAAAGAATGAAATTGATGCGATATTAAAGAAACTAAATAAAATTAATGCCAGGGCAGTATCGCTAAATGATTTAAGAAAAGTATTAAAGCTATTTAAAGAGATTAGAAAGAATAAAATGATTGAAGAAATCTTTTTGAATCAGTTATCTTTTTATGTTCAAAGAATTAATAACAAATTCGAATATAACTTTGAAAAAGAGGTTATAACAAACCAAGACCGCGTTGAAATGGTAAATGATATTATTAAATTAACTCGAGAAATTCACATATACCTCATAGAAGTACTATGTGATCCGCGTATTGAGTATTATCTCGAATAG
- a CDS encoding flagellin: protein MRINHNIAAINTYNKLSSNSAATSGSLEKLSSGLKINKAGDDAAGLAISEKMRGQIRGLDMASKNAQDGISLIQTAEGALNETHSILQRMRELSVQSANDTNTDEDRAELQKEMEALSTEIDRISNDTEFNTQNLLDGSFSGKLIQIGANTGQTLSVSISTMNASALGISTATISSQSGANASIDAIDKAISAVSGQRSSLGAIQNRLDHTINNLNTSSENLTAAESRIRDVDMAKEMMEFTKNNILSQAAQSMLAKANQQPQGVLQLLQ from the coding sequence ATGAGAATCAATCACAATATCGCAGCTATCAACACATACAACAAACTAAGCTCTAACTCAGCTGCAACTTCAGGATCTTTGGAAAAACTATCTTCTGGTCTTAAAATCAACAAAGCTGGAGACGATGCTGCAGGTCTAGCAATCTCCGAAAAAATGCGTGGTCAAATCCGTGGTTTGGATATGGCTTCTAAAAACGCACAAGATGGTATCTCTTTGATCCAAACAGCTGAGGGTGCTTTGAACGAAACGCACTCTATCCTACAGCGTATGCGTGAACTTTCTGTTCAGTCTGCGAACGACACTAACACGGATGAAGATCGCGCAGAACTTCAAAAAGAGATGGAAGCATTGTCTACAGAGATTGATCGTATCTCAAATGACACAGAATTTAATACACAGAACCTGTTAGACGGGAGTTTCTCTGGTAAATTGATTCAAATTGGGGCTAATACAGGTCAAACTTTGTCTGTGAGTATTTCTACAATGAATGCTTCTGCATTAGGTATTTCTACAGCGACGATTAGTTCTCAGTCTGGTGCGAATGCATCAATTGATGCAATCGATAAAGCTATATCTGCTGTTTCCGGACAGCGTTCAAGCCTCGGAGCGATTCAGAACCGCCTAGATCACACTATCAACAACTTGAACACATCTTCTGAAAACCTTACTGCTGCAGAGTCTCGTATCCGTGACGTTGACATGGCAAAAGAAATGATGGAATTTACGAAGAATAACATTCTTTCTCAGGCAGCGCAGTCTATGTTAGCTAAAGCGAACCAGCAGCCTCAGGGAGTGCTTCAGTTACTACAATAA
- the csrA gene encoding carbon storage regulator CsrA: protein MLVLTRKVGESVKIGADIELKILSIDGEQIKLGIDAPKEIAIHRKEVYLAIEQENSAAADTSIDLLNLLKNNGEKS, encoded by the coding sequence ATGCTGGTATTAACGAGGAAAGTTGGCGAGTCAGTTAAAATAGGCGCTGATATTGAGTTGAAGATTCTTAGTATAGATGGCGAGCAAATCAAGCTTGGTATTGACGCGCCAAAGGAAATAGCTATTCACCGGAAAGAAGTCTATTTAGCAATAGAGCAGGAAAATAGTGCAGCAGCAGACACCTCCATCGATTTACTCAATTTATTGAAAAATAATGGAGAAAAAAGCTAA
- the fliW gene encoding flagellar assembly protein FliW, with translation MDIETKYFGNMNIDEKKVIRFENGLPGFYDEKAFALIDFPDNPVFQILQSVTAAHVAFVVTNPYHFHKDYEFDLSEQVKDELGISKVKQVKVLSILTLRDPFDQSTINLQAPLIINADVLKGQQVIVSEDISPRTPLQPEKAKVE, from the coding sequence ATGGATATAGAAACAAAATACTTTGGTAATATGAATATAGACGAAAAGAAGGTTATCCGATTTGAAAATGGGTTGCCAGGTTTTTATGATGAAAAAGCTTTTGCATTAATTGATTTTCCGGATAACCCAGTATTTCAGATTTTGCAGAGTGTAACTGCAGCTCACGTGGCATTTGTTGTTACTAATCCGTATCACTTTCATAAAGACTATGAGTTCGATTTGAGTGAGCAGGTGAAAGATGAACTCGGAATTAGTAAGGTTAAGCAGGTTAAAGTTCTATCCATCTTAACTTTGCGTGATCCGTTTGATCAAAGCACAATTAATTTGCAAGCTCCGCTGATTATTAATGCTGATGTGTTAAAAGGCCAGCAGGTTATTGTTTCTGAGGATATTTCACCTCGTACTCCTTTACAGCCCGAGAAAGCGAAGGTGGAATAA
- a CDS encoding DUF6470 family protein yields MDMPQVRLQSQQAKISLHTTDAKLSIQQPEAEQIIRQPDAEITMRTTPSKLTIDQTQAWNDMDLKSVMKRIDDFAELGKKSYLEGIARTVQEGKELMQIEKGGDPIVAQAKRIAERNLKDFAIGWVPSNFSVKIDYQPSELDINVKVNAPEIRNTPRQPEYQYQRGQVDVGIAQYQSLKVDFENLKFYGVNGFEMNI; encoded by the coding sequence ATGGACATGCCACAGGTGCGACTCCAGTCACAGCAAGCTAAAATCAGTCTTCATACAACAGATGCTAAGTTAAGCATCCAACAGCCAGAAGCAGAGCAAATCATCCGTCAGCCAGATGCGGAAATAACCATGCGCACGACACCATCCAAGCTGACAATTGACCAGACACAGGCCTGGAATGATATGGATTTGAAGTCTGTTATGAAGCGGATTGATGATTTTGCAGAACTCGGAAAGAAATCTTATTTAGAAGGTATTGCTCGAACAGTTCAAGAAGGCAAAGAATTGATGCAAATTGAAAAAGGCGGCGATCCGATTGTTGCCCAAGCAAAACGGATTGCAGAACGAAATTTAAAGGACTTTGCTATTGGGTGGGTTCCATCAAACTTTTCTGTCAAAATTGATTATCAGCCTTCTGAGCTGGATATTAATGTGAAGGTAAATGCGCCTGAAATTAGGAATACCCCGCGCCAGCCGGAGTATCAGTATCAGCGCGGACAAGTAGATGTTGGGATTGCTCAGTATCAATCTTTGAAGGTAGATTTTGAGAACTTGAAGTTTTATGGTGTGAATGGGTTTGAGATGAATATATAA
- the flgL gene encoding flagellar hook-associated protein FlgL gives MRITQSMMSNRMLSNLSNSYGDLNKYSEQLSSGKKITKPSDDPVVATKGMSYRTEVRDVEQYKRNLSEAQTWIDNSDSALGNATSALQRIRELAVQASNGTYDEGQRGNIAQEVDQLKEQLASIANTQVNGKYIFNGSATDTKPVVINDDGSSTVDFNTNAVSLTLSKGVEVKMNADGDAAFGEKLFDDLESFSTALRSDGSDEDLDQYIGALDENIDNLINERADLGARMNRMDLVASRLDDQELSATKLMSDNEDADMEEVIMNLTSQEAVHRAAMSAGARIIQPTLMDFLR, from the coding sequence ATGCGCATAACACAAAGTATGATGTCTAACAGAATGCTTAGTAACTTAAGTAACAGCTATGGCGACTTGAATAAGTACTCTGAACAGCTATCTTCAGGGAAAAAGATTACAAAACCTTCCGACGACCCGGTTGTTGCGACCAAAGGAATGAGCTATCGTACCGAGGTTCGTGATGTGGAACAGTACAAACGTAACTTATCCGAGGCACAGACTTGGATTGACAACTCTGATTCTGCATTGGGCAATGCAACAAGTGCTTTGCAACGTATCCGCGAATTAGCCGTTCAAGCAAGCAATGGCACGTATGATGAAGGTCAGCGCGGCAATATTGCCCAAGAGGTTGATCAGCTGAAAGAACAGCTGGCTTCTATTGCGAATACACAAGTTAATGGTAAGTATATCTTTAATGGATCTGCGACAGATACGAAACCTGTCGTAATTAACGATGATGGCAGTTCCACAGTAGATTTTAATACCAATGCCGTTAGCCTTACTTTATCCAAAGGCGTCGAGGTAAAGATGAACGCTGACGGTGATGCAGCATTTGGGGAGAAGCTATTCGATGATTTGGAGAGTTTCTCAACTGCACTTCGTTCGGACGGTTCTGATGAAGATTTGGATCAGTATATAGGAGCACTTGATGAGAATATAGACAATCTTATTAATGAACGTGCTGATCTGGGCGCGCGTATGAACCGAATGGACTTAGTAGCATCTCGCTTGGACGATCAAGAACTTTCCGCAACAAAGTTAATGTCTGATAACGAAGATGCTGATATGGAAGAAGTTATTATGAATCTGACTTCTCAAGAAGCGGTGCACCGTGCAGCAATGTCAGCTGGTGCACGTATTATTCAGCCGACGCTGATGGATTTTCTAAGATAA
- the flgK gene encoding flagellar hook-associated protein FlgK → MGSTFQGLEIARSALFAQQTALYTTSNNIANANTDGYTRQRVNFEQASPYPSPGLNRPQVVGQQGTGVEAGSIERIRNTYLDAQYRSQTGTASYWSTKADALSRMEGIINEPSDTGLSAVMDDFWSSLQDLSAMPEESGARSVALQKGQAVAESFNYISNSLSNVRTDLKDQMDNVSVKSINSYMNQINELNKQIADMEPHGMVSNDLYDKRDVLIDELSTMVNIKVDYEKSGGLAPQAAQGIARITLVDEQGAAQAVLVDPETKTFQELSVQYGEDENGMQAVKSVTFGDTAIPVEEFTSKGELKGLIDSYGYLENGSVKGTYPEMMQNLDKMAFSFASAINEVQQTGFTKAGEVSGIDFFDAGNEVSGAAANISLSNTIDGNPDLIAASADGTSGNGENAKKLSEAMRTPMEGLGNTSVSSFYEGMIGTLGVKAQEANRQAANSISLVDQADLQRQSVSSVSLDEEMTNMIKFQHAYNAAARSMTAVDEMLDRIINNMGLVGR, encoded by the coding sequence ATGGGATCTACATTCCAAGGATTAGAAATTGCTCGATCTGCGCTATTTGCGCAGCAAACAGCACTATATACAACAAGCAATAACATAGCCAATGCCAATACGGATGGTTATACAAGACAGCGTGTTAACTTTGAGCAAGCATCTCCATATCCATCTCCAGGACTGAATCGACCGCAAGTTGTCGGCCAGCAAGGAACGGGTGTGGAAGCAGGCTCAATTGAACGAATTCGAAATACATACTTAGATGCCCAGTACCGTTCGCAAACAGGTACAGCATCATATTGGAGTACAAAGGCTGACGCACTCAGCCGCATGGAAGGTATTATCAACGAACCTTCTGATACGGGACTTTCAGCTGTCATGGATGACTTCTGGAGCTCACTTCAGGATTTATCTGCTATGCCAGAAGAATCCGGAGCGCGTTCTGTCGCTTTGCAGAAAGGACAAGCTGTAGCGGAATCATTTAATTATATCTCAAACAGCCTTAGTAACGTACGTACGGATTTGAAAGACCAAATGGATAATGTGTCTGTAAAAAGCATCAATTCTTATATGAATCAGATTAATGAATTGAACAAGCAGATTGCTGACATGGAACCACATGGCATGGTGTCGAATGACTTGTATGATAAACGTGATGTGCTGATTGATGAGCTATCAACCATGGTTAATATTAAGGTGGATTATGAGAAATCAGGCGGGTTAGCACCCCAGGCAGCGCAGGGAATTGCTAGGATTACATTGGTTGATGAGCAAGGTGCGGCACAAGCAGTTTTGGTTGACCCGGAAACAAAAACGTTCCAGGAACTTTCTGTGCAATATGGAGAAGACGAAAATGGTATGCAAGCAGTAAAGAGTGTAACATTTGGCGATACAGCAATCCCAGTAGAAGAGTTTACATCCAAAGGTGAGCTCAAAGGACTTATAGATTCTTACGGCTACTTGGAGAATGGTTCTGTTAAAGGCACATATCCGGAAATGATGCAGAATCTTGATAAAATGGCATTTAGTTTTGCTAGTGCGATAAATGAAGTGCAGCAAACTGGCTTTACAAAAGCCGGAGAAGTATCTGGTATTGATTTCTTTGATGCTGGTAACGAGGTTTCCGGGGCAGCAGCGAACATCAGTCTTTCCAATACGATTGATGGCAACCCAGATCTTATCGCGGCAAGCGCTGATGGAACTTCTGGAAACGGTGAAAATGCGAAGAAACTATCCGAAGCGATGCGTACGCCGATGGAAGGATTAGGTAATACGTCTGTCAGCAGCTTTTACGAAGGTATGATCGGAACATTAGGTGTGAAAGCACAAGAAGCAAACAGACAAGCAGCCAACTCTATTTCTCTAGTAGATCAAGCTGACTTACAGCGCCAATCTGTATCGAGCGTGTCACTTGATGAAGAAATGACAAACATGATCAAGTTCCAGCACGCATACAACGCTGCAGCCCGCAGCATGACTGCTGTTGACGAGATGCTTGATAGAATAATCAACAACATGGGATTAGTAGGGAGGTAA
- a CDS encoding flagellar protein FlgN yields the protein MALQVLLETINKLHTLHRSLLEISRLKTEHLKANDMDSLQKQLLAEKKHVQATAQLEQLRIKQTEIWAAAAGIPVPETVTELLETINDITAAKQLEAELIGLTQAVTELKTQEALNQQLLEQSMQFVQISLDMLAPSISSLNYGTPNQHEQRPQNRSLFDSKA from the coding sequence ATGGCTTTACAAGTTTTACTAGAGACGATTAATAAATTGCACACCTTGCACCGCAGTCTGCTGGAAATCAGCCGCTTGAAGACAGAGCATCTGAAAGCAAATGATATGGACAGCTTGCAAAAGCAATTGCTGGCTGAAAAGAAGCATGTGCAAGCAACGGCGCAGCTCGAACAGCTGCGCATCAAGCAGACAGAGATATGGGCAGCAGCTGCCGGTATTCCGGTACCTGAGACGGTGACAGAGCTATTGGAGACAATAAACGATATAACAGCTGCTAAACAATTGGAAGCTGAACTAATCGGACTGACACAAGCCGTAACCGAACTCAAAACACAGGAAGCGCTCAATCAGCAGCTGCTGGAGCAGTCGATGCAATTTGTGCAAATCTCTCTGGATATGCTTGCTCCCTCCATCTCATCATTGAATTACGGTACACCAAATCAACACGAGCAGCGACCGCAAAATCGCTCATTATTCGACTCCAAAGCATAA
- the flgM gene encoding flagellar biosynthesis anti-sigma factor FlgM has protein sequence MKIQGPNQSGFNPYTKQLKQQADLHKASQRQDKLEISSEAKRLQEGDKIQASRQSYVEQIKAAVQNGDYKVDAEKTAKKMMDFWS, from the coding sequence TTGAAAATACAAGGTCCGAACCAATCCGGTTTCAATCCGTACACAAAACAGCTCAAACAGCAGGCTGACTTGCATAAAGCAAGTCAGCGTCAGGATAAATTGGAGATTTCCTCGGAAGCAAAACGGCTTCAGGAAGGCGACAAAATTCAGGCGAGCCGTCAGAGCTATGTGGAACAGATAAAAGCCGCAGTACAAAATGGCGATTACAAAGTCGATGCAGAGAAAACCGCCAAGAAAATGATGGATTTTTGGTCATAA
- a CDS encoding TIGR03826 family flagellar region protein, with the protein MLELANCVRCGSVFARDYRDICPNCHREEERSFQMVHQYLRKRENRQATIQQITEVTTVPESLIIKFVREKRLQPSQFPMLSYSCRSCSNQITEGEMCTDCKDNMRKELDVTLELDRKRETAKANEQRVYYNGNR; encoded by the coding sequence ATGTTAGAACTAGCAAATTGTGTCCGATGCGGAAGCGTATTCGCAAGAGATTACCGGGATATTTGTCCAAACTGTCATCGAGAGGAAGAACGTTCCTTCCAAATGGTGCACCAATACTTGCGTAAACGAGAGAATCGCCAAGCGACGATTCAGCAGATTACAGAAGTAACAACAGTTCCAGAATCGTTGATTATTAAATTCGTTCGAGAAAAAAGACTGCAGCCGAGTCAATTCCCGATGCTTTCTTATTCTTGCCGCAGCTGCAGCAACCAGATCACCGAAGGCGAAATGTGTACGGACTGCAAAGATAACATGCGCAAGGAACTAGATGTAACGCTTGAATTAGACCGGAAACGGGAAACAGCTAAAGCGAATGAACAGCGCGTATATTATAATGGAAACCGATAA
- a CDS encoding ComF family protein: MKQAESDICRDCSQWETSDYQAVLDKNVSLYGYDDFMRDYVAQWKYRGDYALGKVFEQAFRQLFQQHFSNQKYVSVPIPLSDERMQERGFNQAAELADFTGATTLDALARKHGEKQSKRSKWSRMKADNPFYLSGDVPRSVVLIDDIYTTGTTLRHAAQVLKENGAQKIAACTLIRG, encoded by the coding sequence ATGAAGCAAGCAGAGTCGGATATATGCAGGGATTGTTCGCAATGGGAAACTTCAGACTACCAAGCTGTATTAGATAAGAATGTATCGCTGTATGGTTATGATGATTTTATGCGAGATTATGTCGCGCAATGGAAATATCGCGGTGATTATGCACTTGGAAAAGTGTTTGAGCAAGCTTTTCGGCAGCTTTTTCAGCAACACTTCAGCAATCAGAAGTATGTGTCTGTGCCGATTCCGTTGAGCGACGAACGTATGCAAGAGAGGGGCTTCAATCAGGCTGCCGAGCTGGCGGATTTTACAGGAGCTACCACATTAGATGCACTAGCAAGAAAGCATGGGGAAAAACAGTCCAAACGCAGCAAGTGGAGCAGGATGAAGGCAGATAACCCATTTTATCTGTCAGGAGATGTTCCGCGATCTGTGGTACTCATTGATGATATTTATACAACAGGTACCACATTGAGACACGCAGCGCAGGTTCTCAAGGAAAATGGCGCGCAAAAAATAGCGGCCTGTACCTTAATCAGGGGGTAA
- a CDS encoding DEAD/DEAH box helicase, giving the protein MEIDPKRYSGKRLLRREIPLPSPLFEQALHQRFFKKIPGIRNEKGHSYCSRCNASDAHLQSITCQKCNQTHLYCRNCILMGRVSACEQLYEWAGPEPEWPTHAAPCAWDGELTVHQQVAADAIDQAIQQNKRLLTHAVCGAGKTEMLFQGITSALQQGKRVCLATPRADVVRELLPRFREAFPTVTMQALYSGSLDKTGDGQLILATTHQLLRFYQAFDVLIIDEIDAFPYHAEAMLHFASDKAKKTVCASIFLTATPRKKEKRAIKAKTLPSVFVPLRFHGQPLPVPSSKICFGLHKKLKQGLLPKQLLKWLQKRKNPTRQLLLFLPTVALADNLQKDAILALQPFAKKILSKNTAETLIRTVHAADKEREEKVQAFRNREIAIILTTTILERGVTFPSVDVAIVDAAHEVFDEAALVQIAGRAGRSPADPTGEVVFFHEGRSTAMDQAVQAIQKMNRRASKL; this is encoded by the coding sequence ATGGAAATTGATCCAAAGCGCTATAGCGGGAAAAGGCTATTGCGCCGTGAAATCCCTCTCCCATCCCCTCTCTTTGAACAGGCGCTTCACCAGCGCTTTTTCAAGAAAATCCCCGGTATCCGTAACGAAAAAGGACACTCATACTGCAGCCGCTGTAATGCTAGTGACGCGCACCTGCAAAGCATTACCTGTCAAAAATGTAACCAAACTCATTTATATTGCCGAAACTGTATTCTAATGGGCAGAGTCAGTGCCTGTGAGCAGCTTTATGAATGGGCAGGACCTGAACCGGAATGGCCAACTCATGCTGCTCCTTGTGCTTGGGACGGGGAGCTGACTGTGCATCAGCAAGTCGCAGCAGATGCGATTGATCAGGCGATCCAGCAGAATAAAAGATTATTAACGCATGCTGTTTGCGGTGCAGGTAAAACCGAAATGCTTTTCCAAGGTATCACAAGTGCCCTCCAGCAAGGCAAACGCGTCTGTTTGGCAACACCGCGTGCCGATGTAGTACGGGAATTGCTGCCGCGCTTTCGTGAAGCTTTTCCCACTGTTACGATGCAGGCTTTATACAGCGGCAGCCTGGATAAAACGGGAGATGGTCAGCTTATTTTAGCTACAACCCACCAGCTGCTTCGTTTTTACCAAGCCTTTGATGTGCTTATCATCGATGAAATTGACGCCTTTCCTTACCATGCTGAAGCTATGCTTCACTTTGCCTCTGATAAAGCAAAGAAAACAGTATGTGCCTCTATTTTTCTCACCGCAACTCCTCGAAAAAAAGAAAAGCGGGCCATAAAAGCCAAAACGCTGCCATCTGTGTTTGTTCCGCTGCGCTTCCACGGTCAGCCGCTTCCCGTACCGTCTTCTAAAATTTGCTTTGGGTTACACAAGAAACTGAAGCAGGGACTTTTGCCGAAACAGTTGCTTAAGTGGCTGCAAAAACGTAAAAATCCAACACGTCAGCTGCTTCTGTTTTTGCCGACGGTTGCACTTGCTGATAATCTGCAGAAGGATGCTATCCTAGCATTACAACCCTTTGCTAAAAAAATCCTATCAAAAAATACAGCAGAAACGCTTATCAGGACGGTACATGCTGCCGATAAAGAAAGAGAGGAGAAGGTTCAGGCCTTCCGGAATCGAGAAATTGCCATCATCTTAACGACTACTATCCTGGAACGCGGTGTCACATTCCCGTCTGTTGATGTGGCAATTGTAGATGCCGCGCATGAGGTGTTCGATGAAGCAGCACTTGTGCAAATAGCCGGCCGAGCTGGCCGCAGTCCTGCAGATCCGACAGGGGAAGTAGTCTTTTTTCATGAAGGAAGAAGCACAGCGATGGATCAAGCCGTTCAAGCAATTCAAAAGATGAACCGCCGAGCGAGCAAATTATGA